The following nucleotide sequence is from Pseudobutyrivibrio ruminis HUN009.
CAATATGGTATGCATAGCCCTCGTTCTTTTCAGCATTTAATGTTCCAAGAGTATGAACACCAAATACGGACCATGATAATTTCTCACCATTTACCTCGTACACCTGCATCATTGACATTGTCATTGCAGAAATGATACCGTTCAAACTTGTATCTCTACGAAGAAGTGAATCCTTAATCTTCTGCTCCCACTTCTCGATTTCTGTCTCAGACATTTCAGCCTTTTCATCATCTGTAAGTGGCTCGTAGTCTTTTGCCGAATCTGCATTGTAAAGCTTCTGCATCTCATTCATCAAGTTGTTATATGAAGTAAGGAAATCCTTCACCTTATCATAGAGAGCATCTGTATCATTTGCAACTGTGACAGATATTTCATCTGGAGTCTTCGCCATCGCCTCAATTGTAAGGCCATTTACAGTAATTGAATTTGTATTGGATGTATAAGTAACGCCGTTTAATTCGATACTTGCATCCTGACCTTTAACTTTTGTTGCAGTCTTCGAATTGTCTACAGTGATATTTCCTGCAGCTACATTCGCTGCCAAATCAACTCGATAGAATACACTCTGTGTTAATTCGAGGTTGTCACTCTGTATCCAGAAATTACTATAGCTTGAATCATACTCTGAGTTTTTCGCGCCAAAGTTCGCCTCAATATATTCTTTCCATTTCTGATTTGTAGGATCAGCCAATGCTTCATCAAGCTGAGCCTGAGCAGCTTCCAGCTTTGCTGCTCTAATTGCAGCTTCTTCAGAATTTGATGTTGGAAGAGCCTTTGCTTCTGCTACAGCAACATAACCATCTCGAATTGCGTTTACTGCTTTCGAAATCTCACGATATGTTGAGTCATTGGACAGATTATATGTTGATTTAGAGTAAATCTGCTTGGCAAGTGCAGACATTTTGTCTTCATCTGCTGCAATATCCGCCCAGTCAATTTCTCCATCTGTTCCATACTTTATAACTGCAATACCTGCATCTGTAGTTTCAGTTTTGTATACTTCATTAGCAAATGTCTTGCTTAAGTATTCCTTAAGAGCTGTAGACTCTTCATCTGTGCTATCAGCTAATCCAGCCAATGTTTCTTTCCACTCAGCCAAGTTCTTTGCGAAGGTATATTCCTTTTTATCTTCATCCTCGCCAACCGTGAATGTAAGTGTTCTTGTGATAGCTGTACTCTTTGTACCAGTAGTATCGTATGTTGCTGAATTGTAAAGCTTAGTTGCCAGGCTAGAAAGATCATCATCAGATATAGTTGCCCAGTCTACTGCACCAAATGCTGTAGCGTTGGCTTCTATATATGTAACAAAACTATCAAATTCTGCCTTTTGCGCATCTGTATAAGTAGCTGCATCATTAGTCTTATAGTCTTTTATGCTTTTCAAAAGACTCTTTGTTTCCGTTAAATCGTAGTAACTTCCATCTGGTGTAAACTCATACAGTTTTTTCGCCAAATTCTTGCTATCAGATGAGTTTGTAATACTTGTAACTTCCTCATCAGACAGCAATCCCAATTTATTCAATGCATTTAGACCCTGCGAGCTGTTTGCTGATATCGAGAAGTCGCCTTCTTCACCAGATGTCTTTGAACTAATGAAGAATCGCTGATTTTTCTCGTCAAAGTTAGCAATAACTCCAGCGTCGTTCAATTTGTTTACAAACTGATTCACTGTCATAGAACTGTCTAGATCAATATTTGTAACCTTATTACCAGTTCTAACAGAAATGCTTGCTTTATCTACTGCACTTTCATTTTTGATACCAAGGGAAATCATAGTTGAATTTCCTTTGACTGTACCATCAAGTTCCGCTCCTGTTATAAATGCAGTCTTTGCAAGCTCTGAAATTTTAAGTGTCTGGGTACCATTAATAGCGGTACCACTGGCTGTTGCTGTAGCCTTAGAAGTATCGCTAACTGTAGTCTTTTTTGCTGAATAGTTTGATGAATAACGCATGTTACCAACGTCAGTATACAAACTATAAACTTTACTATTAAGGGTGCTCCAAGCTTCCTGTTTCCATGAGAGCTTTGTCTGCGCCTTTACATATTTGTCTTTCTTATAACTGTATGCAGATACGAGGGCACCTACAATCGCTTCGGTATCTAAGCCCGAAGCCAAACCAGATAATCTAATAGGCATAACCCTACCTCCTATCTCTTCTCATCGACCATGATTCCCGCAAGCTCCCAAGCCTTTGCAATAAGGTCAAGTGTTTCCTCTGCTGGGAATTCCTTAATGACTTCCTTTGTCCTCTTGTCGACCATCTTAATCATTACGCGATTTGTTCCCTCATGGATACCAAATACAGCCTCCGCATTTCCTTGTGCGGCGTTAATCTTTTCTACAGCTTCTTTTAATGAAGAAGTTGCCTGTTTAGAAGAGTTCTCCTCTTCTTCAAATTCAGGGTGTGTAGAATAATTTCTATTCTCTAATTCAGCAGCTTTGCTTTCTTTTACAGCAGCTGAAAAATCAACTATAGCATTATCTTTTTGCACTGCTTGTGCTGGCGCCGCTTTTGCTGAACTTCCCTGTCCCTGGTAGTTGCTAACTGCACTACTTACTTCGCCTATTTTCATTGTTTTCCTCCTTACGCCCAAGAGAATTTAGTCCCATTCTAAACTCCGTTTGGACAATATACATCCTTGTACCATGGGAAATTATTAGTTTTCTAATTGCTATATCGACCTGTGAGATATTAAAGTTTATAGAGAATTTAAAAATTTTTCTTTTTTCTTAGAAAAAAATGATGATGTTCTGATGTGTGTTTTCAATTGATGGACTTTTGGATAGCCTTTGGGGTGGCTCTTTGATGAGGTTTTTAATGTTTTGCTGGCGACATGGGGCGTGAGTTAAGTGAATTACATCATTTTCAAATTTCACTTATATAATTCTCGGGTGAAAGTTAAGTGTATTTTCTATTTGGATTATTTCCACTTAAAAGTCCAACTTGCCGTTAAGTGGATTTATAATTATCTTTAAATTCACTTAACTTTTCAGTCCCAATTCTTAGGCTACTTAAGTTTATTCTGAAAAATGTCATATTCACTTAACTCAATCCCATGATTATTTAAGTGAAAAAACACTTGCCAAAAATAAACTTAACTTTAATTCAAATTATTTAACCTATTTTAAGTTTATTTATATTTTTCTAGAATAAACTTAACCGCACTACGACTTTTTAAGTGAAAAACATCCATAATAATTTTTCACTTAAAAATTCAGGCATATATTGAGAGATTACACATTACTCTCATCAATGATTGAATGAATGAACTAATATGGCGAAAACCGCCAAATAACTACACACGATAAAAAAAATACTAATACGCTTTACATACACACCCACTGGAAGCATTAGATATACTATGCATAAAGTAATTCCTAGTATAACCCATAAAACTACAGCAACTATTCGCTTAACACTATTTTTGCTTTTCTTATGCTCATCGGGCTGTAGCATCAGCTTATCGATTGAAACATCTAAAGCTTCCGAAAGTGATTCAAAAAGATTAATATCTGGAAAGCATTCTCCTCTTTCCCATTTTGACACTGCCTTATCTGACACATTTACAATTTTTGCTAAGTCCTTTTGCGTCATACTCTTTTTTAATCTGCTTTCACGTATTAACATACCAAACTCATTGCAATCCATATATCCCCCTCCTTCAATCATTATGCCCTTTTGCTGATTTACAGGAAACTACCAGCAAGAAACTATGCCTTTATAATGTACCAAGTTTTCATTTTTGTCACTCTACTTTTGGTAGAATGATATATTTTGACCTTATTTAATAAAAATTTCTCCGCAGGAGAAATTTCCTTTAAAAAAATCCAGCAACCGCAGTTGCTGGATTTATCCTTACTAAAGTAAATTTTTGAGTGCTTCCAGGTCGTCCATGCTGATTGCCTGTGCTTCCTCGTTTTCTTTTTGAATTTCTAAGTATACTTCTTTTCTGTAGATTGATACTTCCTTTGGAGCTGAAATACCGATCTTTACCTGATCACCGCGAACCTCAAGGACTGTAATCTCGATGTTGTTGTTGATCATGATAGCGTCGCCTGTTTTTCTTGTTAATGCCAACATCGTTACTCACCATCCTTTCCATGTATTGCGTCATGAATAAGGTAGCGTACTGGCTCATTGCCCTCGATGATAATCTGGTCACCGATGTTTGTGTCTGTATTGATGATGATAGGTGCCTTAAGATTAATCGATGCTTCCTTAGGGTTCTTTGGTACTCTGACTGTGACAAGTATGTAAGTATTTTCTGCTGTGAGCTCTCCAAGCTGCTCAAGTGCATCAACGTTGAGCTCAGGTGCATAGTCTGGCTTAACCACATGAGGCAGCATTACTGGCATAGCAAAGTCTGTCTCATCAAGTGACTGAAGCCACATGATATTACCTTTGTCTTTCTTCTCTTCGTCGAAAATGAGTGTGTATCTCTTCATGTCTGGGAAACCAATAAGACCATGGATGAGATTGATGATTTTTTCTTCTGCAATTTCAATTTCGCCGAACAGTCTAGTTTTTACCTGCATTATCCCTTCTCCTTTTTTAGATGTAATTTAGTAATGTCGAATCACCCAGCTTTCCTGCTGCGGTGAGCGAAGCCTGATATGCGGTGTAAGCTGCTGTGTAGTCGATGATGATTTGGGATAGATCTACATCATCATTCTCTGTCTGTAACTGCTGAACAGTCTCTCTTTGATCACCTACTCGAACCTTTGTGAGGCTTAAAGACTGCTCCTTACAACCCAAATCAGTTAAAGCTAATGTTATTTTATCACAATATGACTTAATATTGCCTATTTCTGAGTCAAAAAGTTTTCTCATATTGTTATTATAGTAATCATATTCCTTCTGAGCTGCGTCTTCCCACTTATTAAGCCACTCCTGATCCTCGTCGGAAGCGTACTGAGTTTCACTCTTCATATTCTTGATTGTATCTAATTTATCGTATGCAGAGATAACTCTTTGAACCGCATTCATCATCTCATCAAGGTCGCGCTGAAGAGAGCTGTCAAATACATCTGAAGCCTCTGTATTAATTGCGATAGTCTGATTTGCAGCTATTGTATATTCGATATCAAAGTGGATTACTTTTCCATTTGCATCGAATTTTGTGTATTCATTGTTGGATGTAAGCTCTGCGCCCGTGCTGTCTTTCATCTTGGTGCAGTTGTAGTAATACTCTGGACGAAGCTGTCCCTCTTTGAATCCTGTCTTATCGTACTGAACTGCAAGCTCAGCTTTGTTAGTCTTTAATGTAGATGCAACAGTATCACCAAAAATAATATCGCCTGTTTCTCTAATAAAAACTATTTCGTTATCGTCAACCTTCTTTACCTTATCGGTTATATCTGCATTAGCCCAATCAGTTTCATTCTCGTATACCCTCAATGAAAAACCATTGGATGTTAACGCTCCACCGGAAGTATCGTCATTGTATACTCCGTTTGTTTCTGTAAACGCAAAAGATATATCAGGTGTATCTGTGGTATTGCCCTCGTACTTTATATTAATACTATTTACAGAATCTATATCCTTGTAGTTAAGGCGAAGTCTGTAATAGTCTGTCTCAGTAATATCCGAAATCAGAGTTGCATTATCCTTTGGTGCAATAACCTCTGCCTCTGTTGTAGGAACAACTACATTTCCAGAATAATATCTGTGCTCTTCCATTAAATCCTCAATGCTAAGAGTCTGGTCGATTCGATATTTTGTCTTCATCTCGTCTTCTGTAAATGTAAGATTTGAGTTTGTTCTGTATCCCGTGAAAACTGTACGGTTTGCATAGTCTGCATTACCTTCTGCAAAGAGAGCCTTCTGAAGAGATTCAAGCTGAGTAAGCATAGTCTTTCTATCACTCTGGCTGTTGTAAGAATCAGTAGAACCGCCTACGCAGATTGTCTTGCAGTCTGTAGCAACATCTTTGATATTAATGAGAGCAGTCTCAGTAATATCAAGCCACTGATTTGCATCAGGGATGTTCTTTGAATAATACTGTGATACCTGTGATAATGTTGTTGAAAGTCTCAGCGAGCGAACTGCGATTACAGGATCATCTGATGGCTTGTCAATTCTCTTCTGAGATGTCATCTGCTTATTTCTAGTGTTGACTACCTCTTTCGCGCTATTAATATTCGAAGCTGAATTGTTCATTATCATCTTATTAGTTACTCTCATAATACTTACCTCTAGTCCGTTAGTTACGTTCTCAAGCATCATATTACTCAGTTCAACACATGTTTCACTTGAGTAACATGATAGCTTGATAACTACTAACTCATTGAAAAACTTAAATTGTTCTATTCATTCGGATTACTAAACACCCGTATTAAGTATCAACCTATCATATATTTCGGAAAATACGGAAATACATTTAGATGCCAGGTTGTATG
It contains:
- the fliD gene encoding flagellar filament capping protein FliD; this encodes MPIRLSGLASGLDTEAIVGALVSAYSYKKDKYVKAQTKLSWKQEAWSTLNSKVYSLYTDVGNMRYSSNYSAKKTTVSDTSKATATASGTAINGTQTLKISELAKTAFITGAELDGTVKGNSTMISLGIKNESAVDKASISVRTGNKVTNIDLDSSMTVNQFVNKLNDAGVIANFDEKNQRFFISSKTSGEEGDFSISANSSQGLNALNKLGLLSDEEVTSITNSSDSKNLAKKLYEFTPDGSYYDLTETKSLLKSIKDYKTNDAATYTDAQKAEFDSFVTYIEANATAFGAVDWATISDDDLSSLATKLYNSATYDTTGTKSTAITRTLTFTVGEDEDKKEYTFAKNLAEWKETLAGLADSTDEESTALKEYLSKTFANEVYKTETTDAGIAVIKYGTDGEIDWADIAADEDKMSALAKQIYSKSTYNLSNDSTYREISKAVNAIRDGYVAVAEAKALPTSNSEEAAIRAAKLEAAQAQLDEALADPTNQKWKEYIEANFGAKNSEYDSSYSNFWIQSDNLELTQSVFYRVDLAANVAAGNITVDNSKTATKVKGQDASIELNGVTYTSNTNSITVNGLTIEAMAKTPDEISVTVANDTDALYDKVKDFLTSYNNLMNEMQKLYNADSAKDYEPLTDDEKAEMSETEIEKWEQKIKDSLLRRDTSLNGIISAMTMSMMQVYEVNGEKLSWSVFGVHTLGTLNAEKNEGYAYHIDGDSEDSKTSGNEEKLRAALASDPDRVIEFLKQVTSGLYKSLDEKMKSTAVKSVYTVYNDKEMASEYSNYSSLIKTWTDRVQDMEDAYYKKFAAMESALATLQSNSSSISSLLGG
- the fliW gene encoding flagellar assembly protein FliW — translated: MQVKTRLFGEIEIAEEKIINLIHGLIGFPDMKRYTLIFDEEKKDKGNIMWLQSLDETDFAMPVMLPHVVKPDYAPELNVDALEQLGELTAENTYILVTVRVPKNPKEASINLKAPIIINTDTNIGDQIIIEGNEPVRYLIHDAIHGKDGE
- the csrA gene encoding carbon storage regulator CsrA; the encoded protein is MLALTRKTGDAIMINNNIEITVLEVRGDQVKIGISAPKEVSIYRKEVYLEIQKENEEAQAISMDDLEALKNLL
- a CDS encoding flagellar protein FlaG: MKIGEVSSAVSNYQGQGSSAKAAPAQAVQKDNAIVDFSAAVKESKAAELENRNYSTHPEFEEEENSSKQATSSLKEAVEKINAAQGNAEAVFGIHEGTNRVMIKMVDKRTKEVIKEFPAEETLDLIAKAWELAGIMVDEKR
- a CDS encoding helix-turn-helix domain-containing protein, with product MDCNEFGMLIRESRLKKSMTQKDLAKIVNVSDKAVSKWERGECFPDINLFESLSEALDVSIDKLMLQPDEHKKSKNSVKRIVAVVLWVILGITLCIVYLMLPVGVYVKRISIFFIVCSYLAVFAILVHSFNH